The sequence ACCGCCGGCGCCGCGCTCGCCCGCCACGCCCTGCCGGCCCTGCGTGCCGCCCGCGGGACGATCGTCTTCGTCAACTCGGGAGCCGGCACCGCAGCCCGTCCGCGCAACACGCCCTATGCGGCGAGCAAGCATGCGCTGCGGGCGCTCGCCAACGGGCTGCGCGTCGAGGAGGAGGGGCACGGGGTGCGCGTCAGCACCGTCTACCCCGGCCCCACCGACACCCCGATGTTCGACGGTGACGTCGACCGCGCCGCGCTGATCCGCCCCGCCTCCGTGGCAGCGGCGGTGGTCATGGCCATCACCGCGAGCGACGACGTGCAGCTGACCGACATCCACGTCCGACCCCGCCGCGAGCTGTCCTGGTGAGGGTGGAGGGGCCCGATCTCCGGCCGGGTGCTCTCGGCTCGGCTGCGCTCAGGAGGCGGCGTGCTCCTCGAGCACCTCGTCGAGGATCTCGGCGGTGTCGCGCAGGCGCATGATCCGGCCCTCGAGCTCGCGGCGGTGAGCGCGCAGCGACTCGATCCCCTCCGCGCGGCCGTCGGATCCGCCCAGCAGCCAGGGCAGCAGCGGCGCGATCTCCGTGCTGCCCAGACCGGCGGCGAAGAGCCGCTGGACCAGCAGCACCCTGACCGCCGCGTCGGAGCTGTAGCGGCGATGCCCGGCCGGGGTCCGGCCCGGGAAGAGCAGCCCCTGCTCTTCGTAGTAGCGCAGGGAACGGGCGCTCACACCGGTGCGAGCGGAGAGCTCGCCGATCCCCATCGACGCCGACGACACCGGGTTCTCACGGATGTCAGGTGTGCTCATGGCGACACCGTACGATGCCGTTCAGGCGCAACGCCTGAGGTCAGCGGCGTGTCGCGAGACCTGACATGGATGTGAAGCAGGAGGGCCGGCCGGTCACTCGAGCGGGTTCGGCTGCGGGGGCAGCGCCTCGACGAGCGGATGATCCTTGTCGATCACGCCCATCTTCGCGGCACCGCCGGGGGAGCCGAGATCGTCGAAGAACTCGACGTTGGCGTTGTAGTACTCAGCCCATTGGTCCGGGGTGTCGTCCTCGTAGTAGATCGCCTCGACGGGGCAGACGGGTTCACAGGCACCGCAGTCCACGCACTCGTCCGGTTGGATGTACAGCATCCGGTTGCCCTCGTAGATGCAGTCGACGGGGCACTCGTCCACACAGGCGCGGTCCTTGACGTCCACGCACGGCAGAGCGATCACATAGGTCACGAAGAGATCCTTCCTGGAAAACTGTCCCGAGCGTAGGATCTCAAGTGCACTTGAGGTCAAGGGGAGAGGTCCGGCGATGAACGCACCGATCGAGCCCGATGAGCTGCTGACCATCGGCGAGATGAGCACGCGCACGGGAGTGGCGCCGTCGGCCCTGCGCTACTACGAGGAGCTGGAGCTGGTCGCCTCGGTGCGCACCCCCGGCAACCAGCGCCGCTACCCGCGCCACATGCTGCGCCGCGTCTCGCTCATCGCCGTGGCGAAGCGCCTGGGAGTGCCGCTCGCGGACGTGAAGGACGCCTTCGGCGACGTGCCGATGGAGAGCACTCCGTCCCACGCCGACTGGCAGCGGGCCTCGAGACGCTGGAAGAAGCGGCTCGAGGAGCGGCGCCGCGCGATCGAGCGCCTCGAATACGAGCTCACCGGCTGCATCGGCTGCGGCTGCCTCTCGCTCAAGGCCTGTGCGCTGCTGAACCCCGACGACGCCCTCGCCGAGGCCGGGCCCGGACCCCGCCGGCTCGAGGACATCGTCGAGGACGACGGGGCCGACGACGCGCAGGAGCAGACGCACCGAGACGGTCCATGACGCCCCGGTTGACCTCAAGGATGGTTGAGGTTCTAGGGTCGTGGCGTCATCCGATGAACACCGACGAAAGGACAGACCATGGCGGAGTACACGCTTCCTGATCTCGACTACGACTACGGGGCGCTCGCTCCTTCGATCTCCGGGAAGATCATGGAGCTGCATCACTCCAAGCATCATGCGACCTATGTGAAGGGCGCGAACACGGCGCTGGAGAAGCTCGCGGCGGCGCGGGAGTCCGGTGACTTCTCGACGGTGAACCAGATCTCGAAGGATCTGGCGTTCAACCTCGGTGGTCACACGAACCACTCGATCTTCTGGAAGAACCTCTCCCCGGAGGGCGGCGACAAGCCCACCGGTGAGCTGGCGCAGGCGATCGACGAGTTCTTCGGCTCGTTCGACAAGTTCCGCGATCACTTCACCGCGGCGGCGCTGGGGATCCAGGGCTCGGGCTGGGCGGTGCTCGCCTATGAGCCGATCGGCGGGAACCTGGTGATCGAGCAGTTCTACGATCAGCAGAACGGTGTGCCGGTCGCGACGATCCCGCTGTTCCAGCTGGACATGTGGGAGCACGCGTTCTACCTGGACTACCAGAACGTGAAGGCGGATTACGTCAAGGCGATCTGGAACATCGTGAACTGGGCGGATGTCCAGGCGCGTTTCGAGGCCGCGCGCTCGAGCGCGTCCGGGCTGGTCGTCCCGCAGGCCTGAGCGAGATCTCGCTCCGGTTCGACGTCGTCCGTCGGCCCCGCCGCACTGCGAGGTAGTGTCAGCGCACGCCGCCGGCGGGCAGCGGCCCGGACCCGCTGCCCGCCGGCGCTGTGCGTCCCCGGTGTGCGGTGCCGGGGCGAGGTTCAGCGGTCTGCCTGCACCCGCCCGTCGCGCAGCGTGACCACCCGATCCGCGTCCTCGGCGAACTCGTGGTCATGGGTGACCATGACCGTGGCGACCGACAGCTCCCGGGTGACGCCGACCAGCAGATCCACCACCGAGCGCGCGCGCTCGTGGTCCAGTGCGCTGGTGGGCTCGTCCACCAGCAGCACGGCCGGATCGGTGAACAGGGCGCGGGCGATGTTGACGCGCTGGCGCTGACCGCCGGAGAGCTCGTGCGGGCGCCGCGCGGCGTACCGCTGCATCCCGACCCGCTCGAGCAGCTCGTCGGCCCGCTCGCGGGTGGCGCGCAGGCGCCGCCCCCGCAGCCCGGCCAGGTGTGCGCTGACCATGAGCTGCTCGCGCACCCGCAGCGCCGGCAGCAGGTTCGGCTGCTGGAACACCACCCCGATCTGGTCGCGGCGCACCTCGGTGCGGCGGGTCTCGTCCAGGGCGGTGAGATCGGTGCCGTCCACGAACACCTTCCCGGCATCCGGCACCACCAGCCCGGCGGCGACGCTCAGCAGCGTCGACTTGCCGGAGCCGGAGGGGCCCAGCACCACGGAGAACTCTCCGCGGCCCAGGGTGAGGTGCGCATCGTCGAGGGCGGTGGTGGTGCGGATCGTGCCGTCGGCGTGACGGCCGTCGGGGTAGGTGACGCTCACGCCGTCGAGGCGCAGCGCGCTGGTCGCGCCGTCCGCGATGGCGCGGTGGGTGTGCGAGGTGGTGGCGGTGGTGGTCATCAGTTCCCTCCGAGGGCGAGCAGCGGATCGACGCGGGTGACGCGCCGGGTGGCGAGGACGGAGCCCAGCAGCCCGATCACCAGCACCCCGGCGACGGGGAGCAGCACGGTGACGGCCGAGGACTCGAACGGGGCGACGGTCGCGAGGGCGGCGCCCCCGCCGGCGCCGACGAGACCGCCGACGGCGGCTCCGACGGCCAGCAGGATCGCGGCCTGTCCCACGGTGTCGTGCAGGACGTAGCGGGCCGTGGCGCCGAGCGCCCTCAGCACCGCGATGTCCCGGGTGCGCTGGATCGTCCACACCGACAGGAAAGCGATCGTGACCAGGGCGGAGATCCCGTAGAGGAACCCCTGGATGAGGGTGAGCGAGCCGTTCTCCGAGGAGTACGAGGGCAGCGCCTGCAGCGATTCGGAGACGGTCACGGCACGGGTGCTGGACTCGTCAGCGGCCGCGTCGATCACGGCGTCGGCGTCGTTCCCGCGCACCAGCAGCGCGGAGCCGGCGGTGTCCTCCGCCTGATGGGCCAGGGCGCGGAAGGTGTCCACGTGCACGTAGCCGACGGGGGAGTGGGAGTACCACTGCGTGGCGACGGTGCCGGCGACGGTGAGCTCCTGGCCGTTGACCGAGACGGCATCTCCGGCGGCGACGCCGAGATCGGCGGCGATGTCCTCGGGCAGCATCGCCTCCCCCGCGGCGGGCGCGGCGGGCAGGGAGCCGGCGACCTCGCCGTCGGGCGCGACGCCGAACAGGGCCAGGGAGGTCACCGCCTCGTCGGCCTCGAGGCGCATCTGGCCGACGGACAGAGGCTCGGTCTGCAGGCCCTCGGCCTGCTCCCACACCTCGGCCTGGGCGGAGGAGACCTGGGAATCGGACCAGGAGATCTCGTCCCCGAGCGTGGGGGTGAGGACCACGGCGTCGGCCGGGAGCGCCTCGACGGCGGAGATGTTCTGGTGGGCGAGGCCGCGTGTGAGCCCGGTGAGGAGCACCAGCAGCAGGGTGAGCAGGGCGATCACACCGATCATCAGCGTGAAACGCCCCTTGGCGTGGAGGATGTCTCTGAGTGCGACGAACATGCCTCCATGCCATCGCGGATCCCGCCCGCGCACATCGGCTCCGCAGGTCCGCCTCGCGCACCGGAGGGACTGCTCCGCGCTCGACCTTTCGGACGATGCCGCGCGCACCGGCCGCACCTAGAGTGGCCCCGTGAGCACCCTCCCTGTCGCCGACCGCCCCGAGACACAGGACTCCACCGCCCCCGCCACCCTCGCCACCGTCCTGCGCGGTGCGATGCACCTGGCCTTCGCGGTGCTGCTGAGCCTCGGGGTGCTGCGCGCGCTCACCGTCGACGCGGTCCCGTCGCCGCTCGCCCTCGCCGTCGCGGCGCTGGTCGCGGCGATCTACGGGACCGGCACGGCGCTCGCGCACCGCCGCCGGGATCCTGCGGAGGTCTCCACCACCGATCTGCTGCTGCCCTCGCGCGGCTGGGTGGTGGCCCTGCTCGGCGCCTGGGTGGTGGCGAGCCTGGTCTCCTCGGCCTTCGTGTGGATCGCCTTCCCGCTGTTCTTCCTGGTGCTGTTCTCCCTGGGCAGGGTGACGGGTCCGCTGGCCCTGCTGCTGGTCGCGCTGTGGGCGGTGCTCGCCCCGCTCGCCGTCGGCGCGCAGGAGTCGCTCGCGGTGGGCGAGGTGCTCGGACCGCTCGTCGGCGCGGTGTTCTCCCTGGTCGCACACACGGTGTGGCGCCGGCTCCTGGAGGAGTCCGAGCGCAACCGGCGCCTGGTGGCCCGCCTGCGCGCCGCCCAGGCCGAGCTCGCCGACTCCGAGCGGCGCAAGGGGGTGGCCGAGGAGCGGCAGCGCCTCGCCCAGGACCTCCACGACACCCTCGCCCAGGGCCTGAACTCGATCGTGCTGATGAGCCGCGCCGCCCGCACCGCCCATCCCGAGGCCGGCGCCGAGTTCTCCCGGATCGAGGACGCCGCCCGCTCGAACCTCGCCGACGCCCGCGGCCTGGTGCGCGACCTCGCCGCCCGCGCCCCGCAGGACGGGCTCGAGCAGGTGCTGCGCGGCGTGATCGACCGGACGGAGCAGCCGGGCACCACCACCCGCTTCACGCTGCGCACCGACGGGGAGCCGTACGTGCCGCCGCCCGCGGTGGTCGAGACCGTGCAGCGGGCGGCGCAGTCGCTCGTCGCCAACGTGCTCCAGCACGCGCAGGCCGAGCGGTGCGTGCTCACCCTCGCCTGGTGGCCGGACCGGGTGAGCCTCGACGTTGTCGACGACGGCCGCGGCTTCGATCCGGCCGCCGTGCGGCGCCGCCGCGACGGCGGGGACGGGCTGGCGCTGCTGCGCTCCCGGATCGCGGCCGCCGGCGGTACCGTGGCGATCGACTCCAGGCCCGGCGAGGGCACCGCCGTGGGCATCAGCCTGCCGATGACCAGGGAGGATCTATGAGCATTCGCGTGATGATGGTGGACGACCACCCCGTGGTGCGGGCGGGCCTGCGGGCGCTGCTCGAGGCCGACGCCCGGGTCGAGGTGGTCGCCGAGGTCGACTCCGGCGACGGCGCGCTCGAGGAGCTCGAACGGCTCTCCACCCTCGGCGGGGACCTCCCCGACCTGGTGCTCATGGACCTCAACCTCGGTGCCGGCATCGACGGGATCGAGACCACCCGCAAGGTGCGGGCCCGCCATCCGGACGTGCAGGTCCTGGCCGTGACGACCTTCGACGCGGAGGCGGACATCGTCGGCGCCCTCGAGGCCGGGGCGACCGGCTACGTGCTCAAGGATTCCCCCACGGAGGCGCTGATCGCCGCGGTCGGCGAGGCGGCCGCGGGCCGCAGCGTGCTCTCCCCCGAGGTGCAGCAGCGCCTCGTGGCGCGCATGACCAGCCCCGCCACCGCCCTGTCCCCGCGGGAGGCCGAGATCCTCGAGGCGCTCGCCACCGGTGCCACCAACCGCGAGGTGGCCAAGCGGCTGTTCATCTCCGAATCCACGGTGAAGACCCATCTGGTGCACCTCTACGAGAAGCTCGGGGTGGACAGCCGCACCGCCGCGCTGCGCGTGGCGCGCGAACGCCGACTGATCCGCTGACCGCGCAGGCACCACCCGGGAGTGCTGACCTGGCACGTCGTGCTGGACACTTCGGTGCGGGCCGCGAGGTGCCGCATACGGTGGGCCGCTGATTCCTGCCACCGGGCGGGGCCGGACCGGCCGGCGCACCATCGCCGCCGCCCGAGGAGGGGACCGTCATGCCCACGGAACTGACACGCTCGCTGGGAGTGCCCGGCATCGTCCTGATGGTCGTCGCCGCGGCCGCCCCCATCACCGTGGTGGTCGCGAACTTCCCGCTGATCCTGCTGGAATCCGGGAGCATCGGCGCGCCGCTGATGATCCTCGCCGCCACCCTGATCCTGCTGCTGTTCTCGGTGGGCTACACCTGGATGACCCCGCACGTGCCCGACGCCGGCGCGTTCTACGCCTACGTGGATCGCGGCCTCGGCCGCCGCGCCGGCCTCGGCACCGCCGCGGTCGCCCTGCTCAGCTACGTGCTGCTGACCGTGTCGATGACCTGCTACCTCGGCGTGCAGGCCGGGAACCTGCTCGCGCTGTGGACCGGTCTGACCGTGCCGTGGTGGCTGATCTCGGCGGTGATGATCGCTGCCGTGGGCCTGCTGGGGCACCGCACGATCGACCTCTCCGCGAAGGTGCTCGGCGTGGTGCTGGTGCTCGAGATCCTCGCCGTGCTCGCGATCGATCTGGGCGTGCTCGCCTCGGGGCGGGAGCTCGACCCGCTGCCCTTCAGCCCCGTCGAGGCCCTCTCCGGCGCGCCGGGCCTCGGGCTGCTCTTCGCCTTCCTGGGCTTCTTCGGCTTCGAGGCGACCGCCGTGTTCCGCCACGAGGCCAAGGACCCCCTGCGCACCATCCCCCGGGCCACCTACATCGCCGTGGCCCTCATCGGCGTGCTCTACACCGTCTCCTCGTGGCTGGTGATCTCCGGTCTCGGCGCCGAGCAGGCGCTTCCCGCCTCCGCCGCGAACCCCGATGGCGTGATCGTCTCGCTGGCCGGCGAGGTGGTCGCCCCGATCATGCGGGACGTGACCCAGGTGCTGGTGGTGACCAGCATGTTCGCGTGCATGCTCGGCTTCCACAACATCGTCACGCGCTACCTGTTCACCCTCGGCCGGCGCGGGGTGCTGCCCTCCGCGCTCGGTGCCGCCCACCCGCTCCACCGCGCCCCCTCGCGCGCCTCGCTGTGCGTCACCGCGCTCACCGCCGGGATCGTGGCGGTCTCGGCCCTCGCCCGTTTCGATCCCGTGGTGGAGATCTACACCTGGTACTCGGGGCTGGGCGCCGTGGGCGTGATCCTCATGATGGCGCTGACCTCGCTCGCCGTGCTCCGCTTCGGTGCCCGCCGCGGCGGGCGCCGCGCCGGCGCGGGAGTGCTCGCCGCGACCGCCCTGGGCGGACTCGGGCTGCTGCTGGTGCTCGGCATCTCCCTGGCGAACCTCCCGCTCATGGTGGGCGGGACGGTCGCCGCGATCGTGTGCGCCGGGACCCTCGTGGCGGTGTTCGTGCTCGGCGCGGTGCTGCCGCGGGGCAGGGCCACGACCACGGCCGACGCGGACGCCGACCACGACGCCGGCAACGATGCAGGCCAGGACGCCGGTGAGGCCGAGGAGCGGGCGCCGAGCCGCCGGTGACCTCAGCGCCGCCGGTGACCGCCCCGCCGCGCGGGCCCGTCGGCGCGCCACGTGGAAGGACCGGCGGCCCCGTGGGGCCACCGGTCCGCAGATGCGGGGGAGAGGAGCTCTCACCAGCGATGGGCGACGTCGACGACCAGCCGGGAACCGTCCCCGGGGCCGTCGAGCACGAAGGCCCGCATCGGCAGGCGGGCACGCACGCCCAGCCCGATGAGGGTCTGCCCCTCGAAGCTGCCGGTGAAGGCGACCTGACGGAAGGTGGCATAACCGGTCACGTCCACCGCCTGCGAGGGGGTGCGCGGGGAGTAGGTGGCCCGGCCTCGCGCGTCATACGCGGGGGCGTCGACGAGGACGGCCAGATCGGCCCCGCCGCGGAGCGGGACGGCCCGGCCGGAGCCGAGCTGGGACACGCGCTCGACGTAGCTCACGGAGTACCCCGAGACGTCACCCTCGAGGTCGACCACGAGCCGGTCGAAGCAGGTGTGCCGGCCGGAGCGGAGATTCTCCACCTGAGCCGCGGAGGTCCCGGTGGCCGAGTCGGGCAGCGAGCCCCAGCGGATGCCGCAGTACGGGGCGGCGACGGCGCCGGCCGGGGCGAGCATGCCCAGGCCGAGCAGCAGGGCACAGGTGGCGAGGGCGGCAAGGATTCTCTTCTTCACGGCTGCCTCCAGGAGGAGACGGCGAAGGCCACGGCGGCCAGGGCCGTATCCCTGGATTCTCCGCCTCGCCGGGCCGCCGTTCCAGTGACCGGACAGTCATGACCACCGAATCGTGACCTGCCGCTGACCAGCAGCGTCGGGCGGGCGCCGCGGCAGAGACCTCGGTCCCGGGAGAGCGCCCGGAAGCCCTGGCAGGATGAGCTCCATGACCGTGCTCGTCGCCTATGCGACCCACTCCGGAGCCACCCGCACGCTCGCCGAGACCCTGCAGGACGCGCTGCGCGCCGAGGGCCTCGAGACGGACCTCGTGGACCTCGAGGAGAGCCCCGATCCCGCCCGCTACGAGGCCGTGGTGCTCGGCTCCGGCGTGCGGATCGAGGCGGTCGAGAAGACCGCGGCGAGCTGGGCGCGGGCGCACGAGGGGGAGCTCGCCCGTCGGCCGTTCGCCTTCTTCTCCTGCTCCGGCTCCGCCGCCGATCCGGCGAAGGGCGGGAGGCAGAAGGCGACCGACGCCTTCCTCGCCGCGCTCTGCCTCACCCCGGTCGCGGTGCGGAACTTCCCCGGCTGGGTGCTCATGGATCGCCTCCCGCTGCGCGAGCGGGTGCTGCTGACCTCCCTGCGCACCCCCACCGGGGACTTCCGCGACCTGCCCGCCGTCACGGCGTGGGGGCGGGAGATCGCGCCGCTGCTGCGCGGCTGAGGGACCGGGCCCACCGCCCCGCTCTCACGGCGCTGATCTCACCGCCCCGCTCTCACCAGCCGCGTTCGGCCAGCCGGTGCGGGGCCGGGAGATCGGCGACGTTCAGCCCCACCATCGCCTCGCCCAGACCGCGCGAGACCTCGGCGATCACGGCCGGGTCCTCGTACGCGGCGGTCGCCTTCACGACCGCGGCGGCG comes from Brachybacterium faecium DSM 4810 and encodes:
- a CDS encoding predicted transcriptional regulator (PFAM: MerR family regulatory protein), with translation MGIGELSARTGVSARSLRYYEEQGLLFPGRTPAGHRRYSSDAAVRVLLVQRLFAAGLGSTEIAPLLPWLLGGSDGRAEGIESLRAHRRELEGRIMRLRDTAEILDEVLEEHAAS
- a CDS encoding short-chain alcohol dehydrogenase (PFAM: short chain dehydrogenase), with translation MDSLRTAVVTGATSGIGREVALQLAELGWRVIAIGRDREALAELSRRSERLVPHAADLLTDEIEELIPARVDALVPAAGISPSTGVEETTPGEWERVFALNVTAGAALARHALPALRAARGTIVFVNSGAGTAARPRNTPYAASKHALRALANGLRVEEEGHGVRVSTVYPGPTDTPMFDGDVDRAALIRPASVAAAVVMAITASDDVQLTDIHVRPRRELSW
- a CDS encoding ferredoxin (PFAM: 4Fe-4S binding domain); the encoded protein is MTYVIALPCVDVKDRACVDECPVDCIYEGNRMLYIQPDECVDCGACEPVCPVEAIYYEDDTPDQWAEYYNANVEFFDDLGSPGGAAKMGVIDKDHPLVEALPPQPNPLE
- a CDS encoding signal transduction histidine kinase (PFAM: Histidine kinase-, DNA gyrase B-, and HSP90-like ATPase; Histidine kinase), yielding MSTLPVADRPETQDSTAPATLATVLRGAMHLAFAVLLSLGVLRALTVDAVPSPLALAVAALVAAIYGTGTALAHRRRDPAEVSTTDLLLPSRGWVVALLGAWVVASLVSSAFVWIAFPLFFLVLFSLGRVTGPLALLLVALWAVLAPLAVGAQESLAVGEVLGPLVGAVFSLVAHTVWRRLLEESERNRRLVARLRAAQAELADSERRKGVAEERQRLAQDLHDTLAQGLNSIVLMSRAARTAHPEAGAEFSRIEDAARSNLADARGLVRDLAARAPQDGLEQVLRGVIDRTEQPGTTTRFTLRTDGEPYVPPPAVVETVQRAAQSLVANVLQHAQAERCVLTLAWWPDRVSLDVVDDGRGFDPAAVRRRRDGGDGLALLRSRIAAAGGTVAIDSRPGEGTAVGISLPMTREDL
- a CDS encoding superoxide dismutase (PFAM: Iron/manganese superoxide dismutases, alpha-hairpin domain; Iron/manganese superoxide dismutases, C-terminal domain), with translation MAEYTLPDLDYDYGALAPSISGKIMELHHSKHHATYVKGANTALEKLAAARESGDFSTVNQISKDLAFNLGGHTNHSIFWKNLSPEGGDKPTGELAQAIDEFFGSFDKFRDHFTAAALGIQGSGWAVLAYEPIGGNLVIEQFYDQQNGVPVATIPLFQLDMWEHAFYLDYQNVKADYVKAIWNIVNWADVQARFEAARSSASGLVVPQA
- a CDS encoding ABC-type transport system, involved in lipoprotein release, permease component (PFAM: Predicted permease), yielding MFVALRDILHAKGRFTLMIGVIALLTLLLVLLTGLTRGLAHQNISAVEALPADAVVLTPTLGDEISWSDSQVSSAQAEVWEQAEGLQTEPLSVGQMRLEADEAVTSLALFGVAPDGEVAGSLPAAPAAGEAMLPEDIAADLGVAAGDAVSVNGQELTVAGTVATQWYSHSPVGYVHVDTFRALAHQAEDTAGSALLVRGNDADAVIDAAADESSTRAVTVSESLQALPSYSSENGSLTLIQGFLYGISALVTIAFLSVWTIQRTRDIAVLRALGATARYVLHDTVGQAAILLAVGAAVGGLVGAGGGAALATVAPFESSAVTVLLPVAGVLVIGLLGSVLATRRVTRVDPLLALGGN
- a CDS encoding response regulator containing a CheY-like receiver domain and an HTH DNA-binding domain (PFAM: Response regulator receiver domain; Bacterial regulatory proteins, luxR family) — protein: MSIRVMMVDDHPVVRAGLRALLEADARVEVVAEVDSGDGALEELERLSTLGGDLPDLVLMDLNLGAGIDGIETTRKVRARHPDVQVLAVTTFDAEADIVGALEAGATGYVLKDSPTEALIAAVGEAAAGRSVLSPEVQQRLVARMTSPATALSPREAEILEALATGATNREVAKRLFISESTVKTHLVHLYEKLGVDSRTAALRVARERRLIR
- a CDS encoding ABC-type antimicrobial peptide transport system, ATPase component (PFAM: ABC transporter), whose protein sequence is MTTTATTSHTHRAIADGATSALRLDGVSVTYPDGRHADGTIRTTTALDDAHLTLGRGEFSVVLGPSGSGKSTLLSVAAGLVVPDAGKVFVDGTDLTALDETRRTEVRRDQIGVVFQQPNLLPALRVREQLMVSAHLAGLRGRRLRATRERADELLERVGMQRYAARRPHELSGGQRQRVNIARALFTDPAVLLVDEPTSALDHERARSVVDLLVGVTRELSVATVMVTHDHEFAEDADRVVTLRDGRVQADR
- a CDS encoding flavodoxin (PFAM: Flavodoxin), with amino-acid sequence MTVLVAYATHSGATRTLAETLQDALRAEGLETDLVDLEESPDPARYEAVVLGSGVRIEAVEKTAASWARAHEGELARRPFAFFSCSGSAADPAKGGRQKATDAFLAALCLTPVAVRNFPGWVLMDRLPLRERVLLTSLRTPTGDFRDLPAVTAWGREIAPLLRG
- a CDS encoding redox-sensitive transcriptional activator SoxR (PFAM: MerR, DNA binding; MerR family regulatory protein~TIGRFAM: redox-sensitive transcriptional activator SoxR), whose product is MNAPIEPDELLTIGEMSTRTGVAPSALRYYEELELVASVRTPGNQRRYPRHMLRRVSLIAVAKRLGVPLADVKDAFGDVPMESTPSHADWQRASRRWKKRLEERRRAIERLEYELTGCIGCGCLSLKACALLNPDDALAEAGPGPRRLEDIVEDDGADDAQEQTHRDGP
- a CDS encoding amino acid transporter (PFAM: Amino acid permease); its protein translation is MPTELTRSLGVPGIVLMVVAAAAPITVVVANFPLILLESGSIGAPLMILAATLILLLFSVGYTWMTPHVPDAGAFYAYVDRGLGRRAGLGTAAVALLSYVLLTVSMTCYLGVQAGNLLALWTGLTVPWWLISAVMIAAVGLLGHRTIDLSAKVLGVVLVLEILAVLAIDLGVLASGRELDPLPFSPVEALSGAPGLGLLFAFLGFFGFEATAVFRHEAKDPLRTIPRATYIAVALIGVLYTVSSWLVISGLGAEQALPASAANPDGVIVSLAGEVVAPIMRDVTQVLVVTSMFACMLGFHNIVTRYLFTLGRRGVLPSALGAAHPLHRAPSRASLCVTALTAGIVAVSALARFDPVVEIYTWYSGLGAVGVILMMALTSLAVLRFGARRGGRRAGAGVLAATALGGLGLLLVLGISLANLPLMVGGTVAAIVCAGTLVAVFVLGAVLPRGRATTTADADADHDAGNDAGQDAGEAEERAPSRR